The Ramlibacter pinisoli genome segment GCTCCCGCAGCGGATCGGGAGGGCTTCATTCGACGCTGGCGCCGGCTTGGTGCCAGGCGATAAGGTCTGGCTGGAGAGCCACTTGGCCATCACGGACAGTTCGTCCGGGGACAGCTTGTTCGCCACCTGCGCCATGCAGTCCGGGGCTCTTGCCTTGCGCTGACCGGTCCTCCACGCGCCCATCTGTGCACTCAGGTAGTCAGCCGGCAGTGTCAGCAGACCCGGCGTGGCGGGCAACATCCCCGCCAACTGCTGCCCGTGGCAGGCCACGCACGCGGGAATGCCGCGCTCGGGCGAGCCCCGCCAGACCAAGGCCTCGGCGGCGCGTTGCTCCGCAGGCGCGAGCGTGGTCGGCTGGGCAGGCGGATAGGGCAGGTCCAGCCCGGCGAAGTAGTCGGCGATGCCGCGCAGGTAGTCGTCGGACATGTGCTCCACCAGGTGGTTCATCGCCGCGTACTTGCGGCGGCCGGCCTGGAAGTTCTTCAGCTGGCTATAGAGATAGCCGGCCGGCTTGCCGGCGATGCGTGGAAAGTAGCCCTGGTTGGTGGCGCGTCCTTCCCGGCCATGGCAGACGACGCAGGCCTGCATGCGCTGGGCCATGCTGTTCTGGGGGACGGCGCCGGGGGATGGCGCAGGCTGGGCGCGCGGCGCGGTGACGAAGATCGCCAGCAGCAGGGATGCGGTGATGCGCAACAGGCGCAGTTCGGGGAGCGATGTCATGGTCGGCAGGTCAAGGCACTGTGCCACCCCGTCTGCACCGGTTGCATGCTCAGATCCATCAAGAAAATGCGTATCAGATGCAGGACAGCTACCGAACTCGCTCCTAACAAGGACGAATCAGTACAGTGGATGCATTGCATGCCCGTACACGGACCAGAGGAGCTCCCCAGTGTCGGCGATGAAGCGTTACGAAGCCCTTGCGCAAGACCTGGCCGACTCCATTGCCAGCGGCACATTCCGTCCGGGAGATCGACTGCCCTCGGTTCGCGAAACGAGTGAAAGCCGGCGGGTGAGCCCGTCCACGGTGTTCCAGGCGTACTACCTGCTGGAGGCGCGGGGGCTGGTGGAAGCGCGGGCGCGCTCCGGGTACTTCGTCCGCCATGCCGGAAGCAGACAGCCCGAGCCGGGGACGTCCGAGCCACAGCCGCGCGAACATGAGGTGGCGATCTCCGAGCTGGTGTTCCAGGTCCTCAGCCATGCCCGAGATCCCTCGCTGGTTCCGCTGGAATCCGCCTTCCCGAGTCCCTCCCTGTTCCCGCTGCCCAAGCTCGGCTTGGCCTTGGGCAAGGCTGCGCGGCACCTCGCCCCCTGGAAGTCGGTCGAGGACCTGAGCCCGGGCAGTGCGGGCTTGCGGCGCCAGATCGGCCTGCGCTATCTGGCCATGGGGTGCAGCGTCGACGTGCAGGAACTCGTCGTCACCAACGGCGCCATGGAGGCCCTCAATCTCTGCCTGGAGGCGGTGACCAGGCCGGGCGACCTGGTGGCCGTCGAATCGCCGACCTTCTACGCGGCGCTGCAGGCGTTGGAGCGCCTCAACCTCCGGGCGGTCGAAGTTGCCACGCATCCTCGCTTGGGCGTCGATGTCCACGCGCTGGCCGCGGTGCTCGAGCAGCATCCGGTCAAGGCCTGCTGGTTGATGCCGAACTTTCAGAACCCGCTGGGGAGCCTGATGTCCGACGAGTCCAAGCGCGAGCTCGTCGATCTACTCCAGCGGCACGAGATCCCGCTGATCGAGGACGACGTCTACGCCGAGCTCTATTTCGGAGCCCACAAACCACGGCCCGCCAAGTTTTGGGACCGCAAGGGCCTGGTCATGCACTGCAGCTCGTTCTCCAAGTCGCTGGCGCCAGGCTACCGCGTTGGCTGGACGGCGGCAGGCCGGTTCGCTCCCGTGATCGCGAAGCGCAAGCTGATGACATCGCTGGCCACGTCGGTGCCTGTGCAGGAGGGCTTGGCGGACTACCTGGGACGCAGTGGATACGACCGGCACCTCCGCCAGCTGCGGCACACGCTGGTCACGCAACGAGGCAACGTGGCGCGATCGATCGCCAGGCACTTTCCCACGGGAACCCGCGTGACCCATCCCGAGGGGGGCTACTTCGTCTGGGTGGAACTGCCCGAGTTGGCCGATGCGCTGGAATTACACCGGCTCGCACTGTCGCAGGACATCAGCGTCGCGCCCGGCCACCTGTTCTCCGCCGACAGGCGCTTTTCCCACCACCTGCGCATCAACTACGGGCATCCCGACAACGAACGGGTTGAGGGCGCGATCCAGACACTGGGCAAGATTGCCCGGGCTCTGATTTCCCGTTGAAGGGGGGCTTGACTGCAAGGCGCCCAGCGACCATGTCTGCGTCGGGTCAGAAGCCGATGTGCGCTATGCGACAGGGACCGGCAGTCGGGTCTTGCGGTAGGAATTCTTGGTCGCGATCTTCCCCTCCCGAAAGGTGAACAGGTCGCACCCGTTCACCTCGACCCGCGTTCCGTCCGTGCGTGTCCCCGTGAATGTCCACTCCGACACGCCACGGTCTCCGCACACGAAGTGGCATGGAGCGCGCCACTGTGCGTCAGGAAAGGTCTTCCACACCTCGGAGAAGCCGGCCCGGACGGCATCCCTGCCGGCGTAGCGGGTCCCGCAGACGTCCGAACCAGCGGAAGCCTCGAACACGCAGTCCTCGGCCATGAAGCCCATCAGCGCTTCGATGTCATGCCGGTTCCATGCATCGGCGAAAGCCTGGAGGTCGTCGATCGAAGGGTTCATGCGCCAGCTCCTGGGACGGGACTGATTCTGCGCTGCATGTCCGTGCCCGGCCACAAGCGGTCATTCCCGCAAATTGCAACGTATGAAAGGCTTCCTTGTCGGAGCGTTCTGGCCGTCTGAAAGATTGACGGCGCACTGCCGACAGCGCAATCTGGTCGAAGGCCGGTGGAGCCCTCGATAATCAAGCCTGCCCTCCGGTTGTCTGAGATGCCTATCTTTCGTCATGGATAAATTCTTGCTGCAACAGCAGGTGCTGAAACGGCTCGCCGAAGACTTGCTGCAAGCCGAACAGGCAGTGCGGGCGGCCCATGAAACGGCGACCCACAAAGAAAACATCGCCGAAAACAAGTACGACACATTGGGACTCGAAGCCGCATACCTGGCCACCGGCCATGTTCGGCGCGCGGAAGCCATCCGCAAAGCGCTGGCCAATTGGCGCCAATTTCGCCCGCGTCCTTACGACGTCAGAAAAGGCATACAGATCGGCGCGCTGGTCTGCCTGGTCGATTCCGACGACAAGCAGCAACACCTCTTTCTCGGCCCGGATGGGGGCAGCATGAAGTTGGTCAGCGGCACTCAGTTCGTTCAGGTCCTCAGCAGCGAAGCCCCTTTGGGCAGAGCGATTCTGGGCAAATGCGAGGGTGACGAGGTGTCGATACAGGTCGCTCCAATCCGACAGCAGTTTGAGGTGCTGCGGGTTCATTAAGCCGTGAACGACTCCTGTGGGTCGGGAGCGGCCACCCTCAAGAGTTATCTGCCCTCACGCGCGCCCGCCGGGCGCCAGGAGTTTCGCGTTGACCGCGAGACATGCCGCCTCTTCATCGGAGAAGATTGCGAGCAACCAGAAGGTCGCGTCGCTGCTGGCTGGTCGGCTAGTTGCGACGCTCGCGGGATTCGCCACTTTGGCCTTGATGTCTGAGGGAAGGGTGGAGGAGAGAAGCTCTTCTCGCACGAACGCCCGGACTGGATGCCGGGTGTCTCCCACCGCATAGATCAGGACCAAGTCCCGCGTCTTGTAGTGTTCGACTGCTTCCCAGTAGGCGCGAATCAGTTTGTCGTCGACCAACGCTCTGGCGCGGCTCTCAAGATCAGGATCGCTCATTCCAGGATTTTGCCGTGCAGAGGCGGCTGATCGGGGGACGGCTGCTTCGGGTCGATTGCAGCCATCACTTCGAATTGCAGGCAGCCAAGCTGCGGTCCCGGCCCGCGCATTGGCCGCACGCCATTAGCGCCTGCACTGTGCGCGGCCTGTTTCCGGATGCTGCCCCGGAACAAGAGGATGCACTGGCTGCTGCGGACGTAGGCGTCACGTGGGCTGCCGGTGGCCGGCATCTCGCA includes the following:
- a CDS encoding GreA/GreB family elongation factor, producing the protein MDKFLLQQQVLKRLAEDLLQAEQAVRAAHETATHKENIAENKYDTLGLEAAYLATGHVRRAEAIRKALANWRQFRPRPYDVRKGIQIGALVCLVDSDDKQQHLFLGPDGGSMKLVSGTQFVQVLSSEAPLGRAILGKCEGDEVSIQVAPIRQQFEVLRVH
- a CDS encoding nuclear transport factor 2 family protein gives rise to the protein MNPSIDDLQAFADAWNRHDIEALMGFMAEDCVFEASAGSDVCGTRYAGRDAVRAGFSEVWKTFPDAQWRAPCHFVCGDRGVSEWTFTGTRTDGTRVEVNGCDLFTFREGKIATKNSYRKTRLPVPVA
- a CDS encoding c-type cytochrome; its protein translation is MTSLPELRLLRITASLLLAIFVTAPRAQPAPSPGAVPQNSMAQRMQACVVCHGREGRATNQGYFPRIAGKPAGYLYSQLKNFQAGRRKYAAMNHLVEHMSDDYLRGIADYFAGLDLPYPPAQPTTLAPAEQRAAEALVWRGSPERGIPACVACHGQQLAGMLPATPGLLTLPADYLSAQMGAWRTGQRKARAPDCMAQVANKLSPDELSVMAKWLSSQTLSPGTKPAPASNEALPIRCGSLEP
- a CDS encoding PLP-dependent aminotransferase family protein, with the protein product MKRYEALAQDLADSIASGTFRPGDRLPSVRETSESRRVSPSTVFQAYYLLEARGLVEARARSGYFVRHAGSRQPEPGTSEPQPREHEVAISELVFQVLSHARDPSLVPLESAFPSPSLFPLPKLGLALGKAARHLAPWKSVEDLSPGSAGLRRQIGLRYLAMGCSVDVQELVVTNGAMEALNLCLEAVTRPGDLVAVESPTFYAALQALERLNLRAVEVATHPRLGVDVHALAAVLEQHPVKACWLMPNFQNPLGSLMSDESKRELVDLLQRHEIPLIEDDVYAELYFGAHKPRPAKFWDRKGLVMHCSSFSKSLAPGYRVGWTAAGRFAPVIAKRKLMTSLATSVPVQEGLADYLGRSGYDRHLRQLRHTLVTQRGNVARSIARHFPTGTRVTHPEGGYFVWVELPELADALELHRLALSQDISVAPGHLFSADRRFSHHLRINYGHPDNERVEGAIQTLGKIARALISR